AGGACAGCTCCTTGCGGCCCGAGCCGGCGAGCAGCGGACGCCCGCCGCGGGTGAAGGCGCCGTGGAAGAACCAGTCGGTGTCCGGTCCGGCCGGCAGGAACCGCTGGAGCAGCAGCCTGCTCCCGGCCTCGGCGGAGCGCTCGTACAGCCGGCGCGCCTCGGCGGTGGTGTGCACCAGCGTGGTGCTGCGCAGTCCGTCCGCCCCGGCCGGCAGCAGCCAGGGCCGGCTCCACTTGGCGACCACGGGCAGGCCCAGCCGCCGGGCCGCCTCGGCCGCCTCCGTGCCGCTCGCCGGGACCACGGTCTCCGGGTGCGGGACGTCCCACCGCGAACAGAGCCGGGACAGCTCGGCCTTGTCGGCCACCCGGGCGGGCAGGTTGTCGGGCTGATGGGGCATCCGGAAACGGTCGCGGAGCATCGGGGCGATCCGGGACACGGCGATGGCGCTCAGGTCGTCCATCGCGACGAGCACGGCCGGACGGCCGATCCGCTCCGACACCCCTGCCAGGCAGTCCAGCAGGGCCTCGGGCGCCTCCGGGTCCAGCCCGCCGGCCGGCCCGGGGTGAGCGGCGCGCAGGTACCGAGAACGCCCCATGGGTCCTCCCCCGGCCTCGACGACGGCATGGACCTCCACGCCCTTGCGGCCGAGGGATCTGACGGCGCCGAGGGTTCCGTGGTGGAACGGATTGCGGTCGAGTCTGAGCACAACGGCGGGCACATGGTTGGCGAACGCGTGCATGGCAACGGTGTCTTTCACCTAGTCGGACCAAGCGGGGGTGGTGGGCAGCTGCTAATGGCCTACTCGGCAGTCACCGAACAGGCCGTTCGTCGGATGTGATGCCTAACGTCTTGGGCAAGCACACCGATTCAGGAAAGCTCGGGAGACGCCATGCCCAGACCACGCCGCCGACTGGCGGGCACCTGCATCGGGACGGTCACGGCCGGACTGCTCGCCACCGGTGCCGCCCTCGCGACGCCGGACGAGATCCGTGCCGAGGACTCCGGCACCGCCATGGGTGCCTATCTCGACTACGGGCCGGACGGGGTGGCCCGCATCCCGTACCTCTCGCGCTGGCTGGGCGGCAGGGACATCCGGGTCGGCCACACCTATCTCCCGGGTGACCAGTGGGCCGGCATCGAGGGCAGGGTCTCCTTCCTGGAGGACTGGGCGCGGTGGCGTCGCGCGGACGGCGACCGGATGTTCGTGCTCAACGTGCCCATGCAGGCGCGCAACGAGGCACGGGTGCCGGACGAGCAGGTGGCCCGGCTGATCCGGGCGGGCGCGCAGGGCCACTACGACGCGCACTTCCGCAGGCTCGCCGAGCGGCTGGTGTCGCTGGGTGTCCCCGACACCGTGATCGTGCTCGGCTGGGAGATGAACGGCGTCACCTACACCCACCGGTGCCGCCCCGACCCGGCGAACTGGAAGGTGTACTGGCGGCGCATCGTCGAGGTGATGCGCTCCGTGCCCGGCCAGAAGTTCAAGTTCGACTTCGCGCCGAACAGGGGTACGGACGCGATCGGCTGGACCAAGTGCTACCCGGGCGACGACGTCGTCGACATCATCGGCATGGATTCGTACGACCAGGGTCCCGGGCAGTCCTTCGACGACCAGATCTCCCAGCCGTACGGGCTCCAGAAGCACGTCGACTTCGCGCGGGCGCACCGCAAGGCCATCTCCTACCCGGAGTGGGGGCTGTTCCGGCGCGGTGACAACCCGGAGTACGTACGGCGCATGCTGGCGTGGATCGAGCAGAACAAGCCGCTCTACCACACCATCACCGACTACTGTCCGCACGGCGTGTGGCAGTGCAAGCAGAATCCGGCGTCCGCGAAGGTCTTCCGGTCGGCGCTGACGCCCGAGGTGCCCGCCCCGGTGACCCCGACCCCGGTCGTACCGACGCCGGTCGTGCCCACGCCCGTGGTGCCGACCCCCGTGGTGCCCACTCCGGTCGTGCCCACGCCCCAGGTCCCGACCCCGCAGGTCCCGACCCCGGCAGTCCCGACCCCGCAGGTCCCGACCCCGGCAGTCCCGACTCCGCAGGTCCCGACCCCGGCAGTCCCGACCCCGCAGGTCCCGACCCCGGCAGTCCCGACCCCGCAGGTCCCGACCCCGGCAGTCCCCACCCCACAGGTCCCGACCCCGGCAGTCCCGACCCCGCTGCCCGAGCCCTCCACCGCCGCACCGAGTCCGATCGTGCCGACACCCGCCGACTCCGGCACGCCGGAGCCGGAACCGGAGCCGAGCCCGGAGCTTCCGGAGCCCGGCACGCCGAGCCCCGAAGTGCCGAAGCCCTCGCCGGCGGCGCCCTCCCCCGTGACGCCGGCGCCCGTCACCCCGAGCCCGGCCGTGCCGAAGCCCGAACCCACCCCGTCCAGGCCGCAACCGCAGCCGCAGCCCCCGGTCAACAGCATGCAGTGGTGCGTACCGATCAACTTCGGCGAGTGGCTGTCCAAGCTCGTCGGCAAGCAGTCGGTCTGCGTCAAGATCGACCTGGGGGAGGACTCCGGCTACTGGCCCTTCTAGGGCGTGCGGGACCGAGCGGACACGGCCAGGAGGGGTCATCGCACCCGCAGTTCGTTGAGCCGCGCCCGCCAGTCCCTGGCGGCCGGCAGCGCCTCCCGCAGCGCCTCCACCGCCCGCTCGCGTCCCGTCACCTGCGACTCGTGCAGCCGCAGCAGGGGCGCGAGCGCGCTCGTGGCCATCAGGAAGCGCTGGTTGACCACCGTCGCCGGCCGCCAGTGGTTCTTGTACGGCTCGTTGCCCCGCAGGAAGCTCACCACCGGCCGGCCCTCCTCCAGCGCCCGTCCGGCCTCGTAGCGCAGCAGCAGCGTCGCCACGTCCACCTTGCGCGCCCGCAGGTCCGGGTCCGCCCCGTAGAGGTAGCCGCCGCTCAGTCCCGCCGACAGCAGCGTGACGTTCGCGGCCACCACCTTCCCGTCCAGCCGGAACTCCGTCAGCCGGCCCTCCCCCGTCCGCACCATCCGGCGGGTGGCCCGGGTCAGGTGCTCGGCGAAGCGGGGCCTCAGGTGCTCCGGCGTCACCCCGCGACCGCGCCACTGCTTCTCGTGCAGCCGCAGCAGGTTCCGTACGGCGTGCGGCACCTCCTGCTCGGTGGCCTCGTGCTCCTCGATCCCGGCCGCGTCGGTCTTGCGCAGCTTCGCCCGCACCCGCTGGGCACCGGAGGCGGGCATCCGCTTGACGAGTTCGTCGAACGGCAGGGCCGGCAGCTCCATGCACGTGGAGTCGGCGAGCCGGCTGCCGACGCCGGGCCACTGCCGGTACAGCTCCTCCGCGGCGGCCCCGGGGCGGACCTCCCGCAGGTCGATCACCGCGCCCCGGGCGGCCCGGTGCAGCCCGTGGGCCAGTGCCGGGACGACCTGACCGGCGTGTTCGGCGGCCACCAGCACGTCGGAGTAGTCGGTGATGGGGCCGCCGAGGGGCACCAGCAGGGGAAACGGCCGGTGGACGAGCATCAGGGCGGCCGCGCCGACCAGTTCACCACCGCGCCGGACGAGGACGATCCGGAGCCGGCCGTCCTTCCCGTACGCCAGCCACCAGGAGTGCAGCCAGGCGTGGCTCTGGAAGGGGGTGGCGCTGGGGCAGGCGCGGACAAGCCGGTTCCACTGCTCCTCCAGCGCCGCGAACTGCCGGGGGTCGCGGCACAGCGTCACCGACAGGGCCCCGGCCGAGCCCGCGCTCATCGAACGGACTCCTTCTCCTTGGCCGAGGCCGGCTCGCCCTGCGCGGGCAGGGTGGCGTACTCCTCGGCCGGCGCCTCGGCCGGCGCCTCGGCCACCTGCTCCGCCACGGGCCGGGCCACCGGACCGGCGGCGGGCGCGGTCGCGCCCCCCTCGGGGCGGCGCGCGCGGCCGGGCCGGGCCAGCAGCCACAGGCCGCCCAGCAGCCCGCCGGCGCACATCCCCACGGCGCCGCTGATGGCGGCGGACGGGGAGGCCGGGTCGGCGGGGGCCACGGCCTGGTTGAACAGGAGCAGCTGGACACCGGTGTTCTTGGCGGCCTGGTTGCTGCTCAGCGACAGGGCGTCGGCGACCGCGTTCGCGATGTCGGCGGCCTCGGCGGGGCTCGTGGAGGTACCGGTGATGGCGATCATCGGGGACTCGGGGGAGGTCTCGGCCCGTACCTGGGTGCGCAGCTGACGCGCGGTGATGCCCGCGCGGGGCTGCGCGTAGGCGAGGGTGGCGCTGCTGGTGGCGATACGGGCGTACGCCTGGGCGAAGCCGAGGGCGGTGGCGGGCTCGGTGGTGTCGTCGGGGACGGCGACGACATAGCTGGTGGCGGCGTACTCGGGGGCCTTGAGCACCCCGTACGCCCCGCCGGCGGCGAGCCCCAGCGCGGCGCAGACGGGCAGCGGCCACCACACGGGGGGCCGGGTGAAGCGCCGCCTGGGCCTCTTGCCGGAGCGGTGGTCCGCCTTCTTCTCGGCTTTCTTCTCCGCCTTCTCGGATGTCTTCCCGGACGTCTTCTCGGCGCTGTCGGACATGGTCGTGCTCACTTTCTGGAGGGAGGTGGTGGTTCCTGTGGGTCCCGGCCGGGACCCCTTCGGGTGCGTGGGGGTCAGCCGCCGGCGCGGGGCGTCTGCCGGGGTGAGCCGGGACCGGGCACCGTCAGCCCCGCCGGCGGCCGCTGCGCGGGGCTGACGGTGTCCGGTGCGGGGTCCGGTGCCTGCGGATCCGGTGCACGGCCCAGGCCCGTCCCCGCCCCGCGCGGCGCGGCTGCCGCGAGGGCGAGGTCGTACACGTCGAGCAGCCGGCGCGCGCTGCCGGCGATGTCGTAGCGGCGTACGACCGGCGGCGGGGGCAGCCGGCGCGCGCCGGCCTCCATGTGTCCGCGCAGCGCGGCGACGAGCTCCTCGGTGCCGGTCCCGATGCGGCGGGCTCCGGGGGCCTGCGCGGCGGGCAGGTCGTCGACGGCCGGGCAGGTCACGTGCAGGACGGGGAGCCCGGCGGCCAGCGCCTCGACGACCGCGAGCCCGAAGGCCTCCTCCCGCGAGGGCGAGACGAAGACGTCCATGGCGGCCAACAGGGCCGGGATGCCGGGAGTGCGGCCGTCCGTGCTGTCGCCCAGCGGGTCCCGCTCCCCCAGCAGGTGGATCCGGCTCTGCGCGCCGAGCTCGGCGGCCAGCCGGCGCAGCCCCGCCCGCTCGGGACCGTCCCCGGCCAGCAGCAGGTGCGCGCCGGGCAGCGCCGCCACGGCCCGGACCAGTACGTCGAAGCGCTTGCCGGGGACCAGCCGGCCGACCCCGCCGACCACGAAGGCCCGCTCCGGCAGCCCGGTGCGGGCCCGGGTGGCCCGGCGGACGTTCTCGTCGAAGCGGAAGCGGACTGCCTCGATGCCGTTCGGTACGACGTGGACCCGGGCGGGCGGCACCCCCCAGCCCTCCAGCCGCGCGGCCACGGTGTCCGACACGGCCACGGTCGCCGCGCCCAGCCGTTCACTGGCCAGGTACAGCGACCGGACCCCGCCCGAGAGGGGACGGCCCTCGATCTCGCCCTCGCCGAGGGAGTGCTCGGTGGCGACGGTCGCCGGGGTGCCCGCGAGGCGGGCCGCGAAGCGCCCGTACACGCAGGCCCGGTACAGGTGCGTGTGTACGAGGTCGTACCGGCCGCGCCGGATGAACCGCGTCAGCCTGGGCAGTGCCCCGAGGTCGCGGTTGCCCCGCATCCCCAGGTGCACGACGCGTACTCCGTCGGCGCGCAGCCCTTCGGCCACCGGGCCGGGGTTGGTCAGCGTCAGCACGTCGCACCGCATCGGCATGTGCCGTAGCAGGAGCCGCAGTTGCTGCTCGGCGCCGCCGACGCCGAGGCCGGTGATGACGTGCAGTGCCCTGACCGATTCCATCGCCTTCACCGGGACACCGCCCGCCGCAGCTCCCGGACGTGGTGGCGCAGGTGCTTGGCCCGCAGCCGGAGACCGCGGTCGGCCTGGCTGACGTGTGTGCGCGGCAGGGCGTGCGGGCCGGTGAGGCCCCCGGGGTCGATGGCGCAGGCGTAGCCGTAGCCGGCCGCCCGGGTCGCCTCGACGACGCGCGCGTCGAGGTGCCCGTACGGGTAGCAGAAGCCCTCGGGCAGGGCTCCGGTCAGCTCGCGCAACAGGTCGCGGCTGCCACGC
This DNA window, taken from Streptomyces sp. TN58, encodes the following:
- a CDS encoding glycosyl hydrolase, translating into MPRPRRRLAGTCIGTVTAGLLATGAALATPDEIRAEDSGTAMGAYLDYGPDGVARIPYLSRWLGGRDIRVGHTYLPGDQWAGIEGRVSFLEDWARWRRADGDRMFVLNVPMQARNEARVPDEQVARLIRAGAQGHYDAHFRRLAERLVSLGVPDTVIVLGWEMNGVTYTHRCRPDPANWKVYWRRIVEVMRSVPGQKFKFDFAPNRGTDAIGWTKCYPGDDVVDIIGMDSYDQGPGQSFDDQISQPYGLQKHVDFARAHRKAISYPEWGLFRRGDNPEYVRRMLAWIEQNKPLYHTITDYCPHGVWQCKQNPASAKVFRSALTPEVPAPVTPTPVVPTPVVPTPVVPTPVVPTPVVPTPQVPTPQVPTPAVPTPQVPTPAVPTPQVPTPAVPTPQVPTPAVPTPQVPTPAVPTPQVPTPAVPTPLPEPSTAAPSPIVPTPADSGTPEPEPEPSPELPEPGTPSPEVPKPSPAAPSPVTPAPVTPSPAVPKPEPTPSRPQPQPQPPVNSMQWCVPINFGEWLSKLVGKQSVCVKIDLGEDSGYWPF
- a CDS encoding GNAT family N-acetyltransferase, yielding MSAGSAGALSVTLCRDPRQFAALEEQWNRLVRACPSATPFQSHAWLHSWWLAYGKDGRLRIVLVRRGGELVGAAALMLVHRPFPLLVPLGGPITDYSDVLVAAEHAGQVVPALAHGLHRAARGAVIDLREVRPGAAAEELYRQWPGVGSRLADSTCMELPALPFDELVKRMPASGAQRVRAKLRKTDAAGIEEHEATEQEVPHAVRNLLRLHEKQWRGRGVTPEHLRPRFAEHLTRATRRMVRTGEGRLTEFRLDGKVVAANVTLLSAGLSGGYLYGADPDLRARKVDVATLLLRYEAGRALEEGRPVVSFLRGNEPYKNHWRPATVVNQRFLMATSALAPLLRLHESQVTGRERAVEALREALPAARDWRARLNELRVR
- a CDS encoding lipopolysaccharide biosynthesis protein, which translates into the protein MSDSAEKTSGKTSEKAEKKAEKKADHRSGKRPRRRFTRPPVWWPLPVCAALGLAAGGAYGVLKAPEYAATSYVVAVPDDTTEPATALGFAQAYARIATSSATLAYAQPRAGITARQLRTQVRAETSPESPMIAITGTSTSPAEAADIANAVADALSLSSNQAAKNTGVQLLLFNQAVAPADPASPSAAISGAVGMCAGGLLGGLWLLARPGRARRPEGGATAPAAGPVARPVAEQVAEAPAEAPAEEYATLPAQGEPASAKEKESVR
- a CDS encoding glycosyltransferase — its product is MESVRALHVITGLGVGGAEQQLRLLLRHMPMRCDVLTLTNPGPVAEGLRADGVRVVHLGMRGNRDLGALPRLTRFIRRGRYDLVHTHLYRACVYGRFAARLAGTPATVATEHSLGEGEIEGRPLSGGVRSLYLASERLGAATVAVSDTVAARLEGWGVPPARVHVVPNGIEAVRFRFDENVRRATRARTGLPERAFVVGGVGRLVPGKRFDVLVRAVAALPGAHLLLAGDGPERAGLRRLAAELGAQSRIHLLGERDPLGDSTDGRTPGIPALLAAMDVFVSPSREEAFGLAVVEALAAGLPVLHVTCPAVDDLPAAQAPGARRIGTGTEELVAALRGHMEAGARRLPPPPVVRRYDIAGSARRLLDVYDLALAAAAPRGAGTGLGRAPDPQAPDPAPDTVSPAQRPPAGLTVPGPGSPRQTPRAGG